Sequence from the Undibacterium piscinae genome:
TCTGTGCTAATTTTTCTTCAGCCCATTCCATATATAGAAGGTCGCAGAGATAGCGATCATCAATAGCGATATCAGGGCGTAATACCATGAGTTATCGTATGCGGCTGTCGATAGGCGTTTCTATTTTCATGTTTTTTAATGAAAAAAAAGTTTACTTCAAATCGAATGCAAACACGTCCCTGCTATACATCAGGAAAATCTTGCAGCTACAACTTTTGATTAATCTTGCAAAAGGTATTTTTATGTTGTTCTTTAAATAGTTTAAGAACAGGTCTCACAATTAAATTCTGCAGTGAAGGCAACATGCATTTATATGTTTTTCTCTCTCCTTGCAATATGCGCCTTTGGTGGATTACCGGAGGATTCTGCCTGTGAATAAGGATAGGCAATTGGATCGGCGCAGAGCGCAGTTTCACTTAAAATTTCGAGAGCTGCAGGCTCTTGCCAAACTTCGAAAACATGTCCAATTGCGCTAGCTTGCAAGAGCGGCTGATTTAGCTAAACCCGTAGTGAACATGGTGTCTTCATTTTGCACCGCGGGCACGTAACGTCCGCACAGGCCAGGCGCTAGGCGATCATTAGCGTAATACCGACGCATCGGTTCTCTGTAAAAGGCGATGACCGTCGCGTTAATGTGTGCGCGATAGAATGGCGGTATGGCGGCACTGGAGTCAGTAAGTTTGGTGGTCATTTTGATAATGATACAGCTTTGCAGATTCCTCATCCCGACATCTATGTGAAGGGCGGTGATTACGAGATGAATTCAATTCCCGAGGGGCAAGCGGTGTCGCTTATGGCGGGCAGGCAGTTGTATCGATTCGAGCATGAGTTACCAGTAAACATATTGGAGAAGGTAAGATAGGTGAGATTTTTGATTTTCATTTTTTAATGCCAATGAATACAAGAATATTTGCTTAGAGAAATCCACGAAGGGATAAATATCGCAATGTCTTCCATAATCGAAAATTTTACTCAGTATACGAACTGGGTTAACTAAATTAATCTAAATTAATATTTCATTATATAGTCTTAGTCGCGAAGAGAATAGTCATTGAGGATAAACAGTAATTTCACAATCTAACCATTCAAATCTAGTGAAGATATCGCAAGATGCATTTATATCTTTCTCTCTCCAGGATGCAAAAATGAGGAAGATGCCGCTTTGCAGGTAAAATATGCTGATTTGCCTTCTTATATAGATGGAAGAACAGTTATTGCTTGAACTGGAACGAAGCGGATAGAGCCTGAACTTTGCCGTGAATTATATCGGCGCATACATAGTCAGGGAGTGGCGGTACTTATGTTTGCATATGTGTCGATATATGCCACCCCTTAGAAGACCTGTTATCAATCTATTGGAACAACAGAGGTGTTTCAGAATGGGTTTACTGAACTTGGTTTGAAATAGAGCTGCTGCGCAAAGCAAATTATTTATAGCGGGGAGGGAGCCCGACCTGAAGTCAAGCAATGCACCAATAGAAAAGATGCATCGATATATTCCGCGCTGATCGTAGAAAGCTCCGATGTCGTGATTGCTACTTAAGCAAATTTTCCGAGATGCACTTTAGGGTAGAGGTAGTCAACGACGGTTATCTTGCTTTGGGGAGATTGCTTGCGGAACCCTTGATATATTGATTACCAATCTTGAAACTAAGCGTTTAAATGGTTTGGCACTGATCAGTGCGTACAAAAATCTGGGGGAGACAAGTAAAACAAAACTGTCTAGTCACGGCAACTCAGTTGACAGTGCAGAAGGGCGGACCAGATTTTATTATAGAAAAGATGCTAGAAAATGTTAAAGCGATCGTAACGGATATAGATGAAATCAACGCACACTAAATGAGCACGATAAAGATAGCTGCGCTGTTCCGCAGCATATGATGAATCCTTTAGATACTACCTATAGCAATTCCGGAATTTTATCTCATCCGTGTTTTCTTCCATACGCTTCTATCAATCCGGCGATATTCGTAAGCGGAGTGATTTTATCCACGGCACCGAGTTTTACCGCTTCCTTCGGCATTCCATAGACCACGCAGGTTTTTTCGTCTTGTGCGATAGTTTCGGCACCTGCATCGTGCATTTCACGCATGCCTAGCGCACCATCATCACCCATTCCGGTCATGATAATCCCCAGCACATTTCTACCTGCGCATTTGGCGACTGAGCGGAACAATACATCGACAGAAGGGCGATGCCGGTTGACAGGCGGAGCGTCAATGACTTCTACATGATATTGGGCGCCACTGCGTTTTACCTGCATATGACGACCACCTGGGGCTACCAATGCCCGACCGGGTATGACACGATCGCCATTTTTTGCTTCGAGCACCTCAATTTGGCAAATACTATTAAGTCTGTCGGCAAAAGCAGCGGTAAATTTTTCTGGCATATGTTGCACTATCACAATGCCGGGAACCGTGCGGGATAATTGTGTCAGGACTAATTCAAGTGCCTGAGTGCCACCAGTCGATGTGCCGATAGCCACTAATTTATCGGTAGTGACGGACATTGCCGATAAGGAGGTTTGAGCACCATCGCTGGACGGCATGGCTTGATCAATGGTCAGTTTCTGCGTCGGATTAAACGGTGCCATGGTCATCGCTTTTACGTGCCGCATATTCGAAGCTGCAGCCGCCTTTACCGCCTGAACAATATCGCCTTCATCAAGCTCCAAAAAATTCCTCAGACCTGCCTTCGGTTTGGTTACTATCGCAATTGCCCCTGCAGCCATCGCTTGCATTGAAGTCGCAGCCCCTTTTTCTGTGAGCGTAGAGCAAATGACGACTGGGGTTGGACGTATCGACATAATTTTTTTTAGAAAAGTAATGCCATCCATTCTTGGCATCTCCACATCTAACACAATCACGTCTGGCCATTGGACATTCATTTTATCCATGGCGAAGATGGGATCTGGTGCCGATGCAATCACTTCTATGCCGCCATCCTTGCCCAGTAAGGCGGCAAGAACTTGCCTGACGACGGCGGAATCATCGACCAGCATAACTTTAATTTTCCCACTCATGGCATCATCACTTTCTCTACGTGCTTAACCCAGACGTCGCCCGACCAAAGGTCGAACATGATATTCCGATGGCCATTGCCCCCCATATGCTCTGATTTGATTTTAAAACCATGCTGTGCCAGCAAGCGGCGTCCGACTTCAACGTTTTGATCGGACACCGAAAATACCCGTTTGTCTTGATCCGGAAACTGGTTGCCACCGCCGAAAATTTTCACTTCATAATCATGTGGATGAGTGCGGGATTTTTTAATTTCATGCATGAATAGGTGTATGGTGTCTTCCGCATAGCGACCATCGAGTTCAGCATTGTGACCGTGGCGTTTATTTTTTGGAAGCATATAGTGGCACATGCCTCCTATATGTTTTTTTGGATGCCAGAGAGTAATCGATACACAGGAGCCAAGTATCGTGCGGATGCGGGTCTCCCTGTCACCGAAGTAAAATTCCCCGGGCTGTAGAAAAATATCAATGTAAAAACCAGGCTCGTCCATATGATTCCTTTAGACGCTTAAGGGTCGCGTCGATAGATGGATGGTCCTACTAGTTTTAGTGCTGAATTGATCCCGTTCAAGGTTTCTGAATGACTGATAATAAAATATCCGCCAGGACGTAACTTCTCATATAGACGTTGTACTAATTTTTCCTTAGTGTCCATGTCAAAATAGATCATGACATTCCGTAAAAAAATTACTTCAAATAAACCTAGATCCGGTAAAGGCTCAATGAGATTTGCCATGCTGAAATGGACTTTTTTACGTAAATTTGCGTCCACTAGAAAAAAATCTTCGTATTCGTCCCGACCTCTTAAACAATATTTTTTCAGCACAGGGAGAGCAATTTTTTCTGCAGCCGACATCGGATACAAACCTCGTGTCGCCTTTTCAAGAACACGGGTAGAGATATCAGTGCCGACAACCTCCCATCCATCTCCCGGAAAGTGTTCCGCTAAGGTCATTGCAATCGTGTAGGCCTCTTCACCACTAGAACTGGCAGCGCTCCAGATACGTATCCCACGCAGACGTGCATATTGTGGAAATACTACTTTGTGTAAAAATTCGAAGTGCTTAGGTTCACGGAAAAAGTAGGTTTCGTTAGTTGTTAGCAAATCAATTGCTGCCGTAGTCTCATCTTCGTATCCAGGGCGGCCGAGTAACGCGAAATAGTCGCCATAGCTAGCCAGGTTACGACTGCGCAAACGCTTATCCAGCCGCCCCATCACCAGAGCTTGTTTTCCTTCATTGAGGGTAATGCCGGTACGCTGATACAGAAAACGAGATATCCACTCAAACTCCTCTTTCTTTAAGGTGACCGATGTAACGCCACGTCCTTGCTTAGCTTGCATTCTCCGACTCCGTCACAGAATTGCTTGTACCACTCATGGATTGACCTAGTGCGATCATTTCTTCCATCGACAATACCTGGTCGAGGTTGAGTACGATAATGAAGCGCCCGGTCTGCTTGGCCATTCCGCTGATAAAATCGGGACGGATTTTGGCGCCAAATGAGGGGGGCGGCTCAATCTCGGAAGCAGCGATATCCACCACTTCATTGACTGCGTCGACCATGATACCTATGCTCTGACCCTCGCTTTCCTCATTTTGCTCCATCTCGATAATCACAACGCTGGTACGGCGAGAGACGCTGGTTATGCCTCTGCCAAAACGGGCAGCAAGATCGACTACCGGCACCACCCTACCGCGCAAATTGATTACGCCACGGATAAAATTAGGCATCATCGGCACTTCTGTTAAATCGCCGTACTGGATGATTTCCTTGATCTTTAAAATACCGAGCGCGTAGACTTCACCGCCCAGCACAAAGGTCAGGTATTGCCCCGACTCTTGCGGGATTCTGGCATCATTTTTCACCAGAGCCCCGCCTTTACTTTCTGTCGCGATTGCTCCCATTGTTAGCTCCTAGAAACGCTCAAATTTAGCATCATCAAAGCCTGAACTGGCGACCGCTTTGCTGCGCTTCGGAGCTGCGTTCTGGCGTTTGTTCGATTTGGACTCGTGTGAACCCAGGCGACTGCCACCACTTGGCTGTCCTAGGTTGAAGAACCCTACCAATTCCATCAATTGCTCGGCCTGGCTAGTCATTTCTTCTGCCGTTGCCGCCAACTCTTCACTGGAAGAAGCATTTTGCTGCGTGATCTGGTTCATCTGATTCATTGCCGTATTAATCTGCCCTACTCCGGCAGATTGCTCTTGCGATGCGGCGGCAATCTCTTGTACCAGATCCGAGGTGCGCCCAATGCCGGGGACAATTTCATCGATTAACTCACCCGCACGCTCCGCGGTTTTAACGCTGCCACCCGCCAGGTCACCGATTTCTTTTGCCGCAATCTGGCTGCGTTCTGCCAGCTTACGTACTTCAGCTGCCACCACCGCAAAGCCTTTGCCGTGTTCTCCGGCGCGTGCCGCTTCTATCGCTGCGTTTAATGCCAGCATATTGGTCTGATAGGCGATGTCATCAATGATGCCGATTTTGGAAGCGATTTCTTTCATGGCTGAAACCGTGCGCTTGACTGCATCGCCGCCTTCTATCGCTTCTTTAGATGCCTTGCCGGCGATGCCGTCGGTGACTTTGGCGTTTTCGGCATTTTGGTTAATTCCAGCCGCCATTTGTTCTATGCTGGCACTGGTTTCTTCTACGCTGGCAGCTTGTTCACTGGCTGCTTGCGATAGAGCCTGGGAGGTCGATGATACTTGTTCTGATGCGTTGGATAGCGCATCAGTAGCGTTAATTACGTCGGTGACGATCTGCGAAAGTTTGTCGACCGTTTCATTGCTGGCGTCTTTGAGTGCACCGAAGGTACCACTGTAATCTTTGTCTATTGTTGCAGTGAGATCGCCTTTGGCTAAGGCTCCCAGCACACGTAAGACATCGTTGAGTCCGACATCGCTGGTTGCCATTAACAGATTAATGTCATTACTGAGTTTTGCGAAGAAGCCGGTCTTGCCTTCTTCATTAATGCGATTGGTAAAGTTGCCATTCACCGCACCCTCAACGATGTTGCCTACTTCTTTTTCTACTTCTACTTCGGCAGTGCGATCATTCCATTCCACTACGGTACCAACCCGTTCGCCTTTCACATCCGTAATAGGATTGGCAATCAGCCCAAAATACAAACTTCCGACTTGAATCTGGGTCCGATAAGTAGTTTTGAGTGCGGCCAGCATGCCGCGTTGATGAGCGGGGTTCTTGTGGAACACGTCAATATTTTCGCCTATGAGCTGGCGCGAGTTAAAGTTGGGCAGGCTCTTGCGTAATTCTGCCTCGTTGCGTTGCATCATGGCGGCTACTGTTTCATTCATGTAAATGATATTGTTGCCGGCATCTGCTATCATTACATTGGTGGTGCACTTGTCCAGTGCGTTTTTGATGCGGGTATTTTCTGCTGCGGCTTTAAGTTCGGCTTCACGGGCGGCAATTTCCACGGTGCGATCTGCCCATTCAACTACGGTGCCAACACGCTTTCCTTCAGCATCGTTAATAGGATTTGCAATCAATCCAAAAGCCAGGCTGCCTACCTGGATTTGTGTCCTGTAGGTGGTTGTCAGTGCCGATAGCATGCTGCGTTGGTGGGCTGGATTTTTGTGGAAAACATCGATGTTTTCACCAATAAGTTTGCGCGCATTAAAGTTAGGCAGGCTTTTCCGCAACTCGTTTTCATTACCCTGCATCATCGCCGCCACTGTCTCATTCATATAGATGATGTGGTTGTTGGCATCGGCAATCATGACGTTAGTGCTGCATTTGTCCAACGCATTTTTGATGCGGGTATTTTCTGCTGCGGCTTTGAGCTCGGCTTCACGAGCCGCGATTTCTACTGTTTTATCCGCCCATTCCACGACGGTACCCTGCCGTACGCCTGCCTTGTCCATGATAGGCGTAGCAACTAAACCAAATATACGGCCGCCCACCGTGATTTGCGTGCGGTAGGTATCACGTAACCTGGCCAGCATATCGCGTTGGTGAGCAGGGTTTTTGTGAAATATGTCGATGTTGGATCCCATGACCTTGCTGGTCGAGAAAGTGGGCAAATCTTTGCGAATGTCATTCTCGGCATTGGACAGCATGTTGTCCACCGATTTGTTCATGAATATCACGTTGTTATTTGCATCAGCGATCATGACGTTGCCAGTCACGACTTCCAGGGCATTTTTCAGTACATTAACCGCGCTCAGTTGTGCACGCATCTCCTGAGATTGATCCTGTAGCTCCGCGAGTTGCGCATCGCGTTCGGCGACTCTGCGTTGTAAACTGGCTATCTCCTCATCTTGTTGTTCCAACTGTTCTCCGCTGAACATTTTGGAGAGAAAGGACGGGGTCTTTTGGCTCATTGAATTGCTCCTCGGTTGTAGTTGTGATTTTGTTGCTTGGATCATAGTGTCTGACATGACTCCGTAAACTTCGGTCCAGGCGGCTTTCACCGATGGTGTAAAAGCGTCTCCCAAACCCTGTCCTAACGTCTTAAGCAGGGCTGCACCAACTGTCTGGTAGTGGCGGTCTTTCACGCCATATGCCGCATGACGTTGCCCCAGCGATTGAAGGATGGGGACCAGGCTGTTCAGATCGTTGAGTTTGCCTACCGCAGCACCTATCATCTGCATTAATTTTTTCCCCTGACTCTGCATATCACCCTTGAACAATCCTTGCAGGGAAGGGTCAGCCTCAAACAGATTCTTATAAAAAAGCTCTGCTGCTTGCAGCGCGATCTTTGCTACTTCTTTCCAAGAATCCTGGACTAGTTGGATCGTTGCTTGTTTCACGGATATTCTCCTTATTCTAAAGGCGCTATCGTGGTACCGCTTGGCATCTCAGCAATGATCAATTCGTGTAATGAATTGATTCGCCCTTGTCCTAGATGCTGGAGTCCGGGTAGCCGCGTAGCACGTCGAATATTAAACTGCGAGTGTTTTTGTTGAAATACGTATGAAGCGTTGAAAAAAATGTTCGATACATAGGTCTGCTACAGGCAGATTTCTCTCTGTCTATCCGGTTGCTGAGCTTGGTAATTGTAGATGTTGTTGATGTGCTTTACGCGTATATTGCTGCAACATGGCAGAAATACTTAGTATGAGTGCAACCTCACCGCTGCCTAATATTGTGGAGCCGCCTATGCCTTCAAGGTGAACGAATAATTTTCCTAGCGGCTTAATCACGGTTTGAAACTCGCCCATCAGCCTGTCTACTACCAGACCAGCTTTGGTACTGCCATAACCGACCACGACAATATTCTGGCGTCGGGGGAGATTTCCTTCGATATCGAATAAATTGCGTATCCGTATGAAAGGAAGAACTTCACCGCGTAAGTCCATAAAATCATTATCCCCACAACTTGCGGGTAATTCTAAGCATTCGATGACATTATCAAGCGGAACCACGAAGGATGAGGTACCAACGCCAACCAGGAACCCGTCTATGATGGCAAGCGTGAGAGGCATGCGGATGCGCATGGTGGCTCCAACCCCGATTTCACTGTCGATTTCTATCGTGCCACGAAGCGACGTGACATTGCGTTTTACGACATCCATGCCGACGCCACGCCCTGATAAATTCGAGACCTGATCTGCGGTAGAGAAACCAGGCTCGAAAATTAAGGCATAAATTTCTTTGTCGCTTAAACTGGCTCCGGTTGGGACTAGTCCACGTTCTATGGCTTTGGCCAAGATCTTGTCGCGATTGAGACCTCCGCCGTCATCGCTGACTTCGATCACGATGCTGCCTGACTCATGATAGGCATTCAGGCGTAGAATACCTTGGGCTGGTTTGCCGCGCGCCGCGCGCATGGCTGGCGCTTCTATGCCGTGATCCATAGAGTTGCGAACCAGATGCATCAAAGGGTCACCGATTTTATCTACGACCGACTTATCTACTTCGGTATCGCCGCCGCCTATTTCTAAGAGAATATCCTTGCCCAGTTCTATGCTGACATCCCGTACCACACGTTGGAAACGGCTGAATGTCGTACCTATTGGCACCATACGAAGCTGTAAGGCACTATCTCGCACTTCTTCGACCAGACGCATGACTTCGCTGGTGGATTCGAGTAGTCCAATATCATTCGACTTGCTGGCGCGTAGATTGGTGCCGGCACCGGCGATGACTAGTTCACCCACTAGATCGATCAATTTATCGAGGCGTTCTGCATCGACCCGGATATTTTGTTTTTCGCGTGCCTTGGTTTCTTTTACCTGTTGTTGCTTATTTAATGCCGCATTTAAGATCGGTTGTTGCAGCATTTCTTGCTTGACCAGAATTTCACCGATAGGCGCTTCTTTGGTTTGGCCGTCGTTGGAGCGATGTCGTTGCGCCTGAAGACGCAGGCACTCATCTAATTCGTGTTTTGTAAGAACGCCGCTCTTAATTAATATTTCGCCGAGTAATTCATTATCATCTGGCAGGGCATTGATAATCTCGATGTACTCGTCCATTTTGCTATTCGGCGGCACGATACGAATGACGCTGTCTTCCCGGACAAATTCAAAAACGTTTTCTATCGCTTCTTTAGTCGCACTACTTTTCAGAACTACTTCGAAACCCAAATAGCAGGTTTCCGCATCCATTTTGTCAATGGAGGGAATTTTATCCGTAACGGTAATAAGGTTGACTACATCACCTAATGTACTCAGGTAACGAATGAAGGATAAAGGATCCATGCCATTGCGCAGGCAATCAGGCCCAAAGCGCAAAGACAGATACCAATTGCCATTATCGATAGCGCCGCCGCCGGACGACTTCGGCGTTTCGGCGTGGTGGTGCGCGACTTCCGAACCTATTGCATCAGATGATTCGTGATTGAGAAATCGCCGCAAACGTACATGTAAGGCGGTCCCTATTGTCGTTTGCTCAGGGGTTTCATGAGTTACTCCCGCAGCGACTCCGTCAATCAGGGCGCTAATATGGTCTCTGCAAGGGAGTAAAACCGCAATGAGATCAGACGATACCGTAATTTCATCATTACGCAGCATATCAAGTACGCTCTCGACGACATGCGTAAATTGAACTATATGGTCTAAACCAAAAAGTCCGGATGAGCCTTTGATCGTATGAGCTGCACGGAATATGGCACCAATCGCATCGGCTGGATTATCGTCATGCTCCAATCCAAGCAAGCCATCTTCCATATCCTGCAATAACTCGCGACTTTCGACTACAAACGTGTCAAGCGCTGCCTTCATTTCTTCTTCGAAATTCATGCGTCCTCCCTGAGGGTGCGACTAAGTCAAAATTACCTGATCACCGAAACTGCTTGTCATGTTGGTTAATTCTAAGACTTCGAGTACTGCCTTACTGTGCATTGAATAGCGCAATTTTTTCTTTTGGCGACCTGCTTCTTGCTTTAATGCGATGAGCACTTGTAAACCGGCGCTATCCATCTCTGAAACCTGAGACAAATTGAGCTCCAGATCATCGCCTTTTTCTAAAAATGTTTGCAGATTATGTTTCTCGGTTGCTGCAGTGTAAATTGTCAATTCACCAGTTACCGCAAGCGTTTCCATGGCAGTCCTTGATTAGGGCAAAATGAGTTTTGATACGGCGGCGAGCATTTGAGCTGGTTGAAAAGGCTTGACCACCCAAGCCCTTGCTCCGGCCGCTTGGCCTTGAAGTTTTTTACCTTCTTGCGACTCTGTTGTCAGCATAATAACTGGGGTAAATTTGTACAGAGGAAGTTTTTTTACCTCTGTTACAAAGGTAATTCCATCCATATTGGGCATATTGACATCGGAAATAATCAAATGTATTTTTTGCCCTTTAAGTTTGGATAGGGCATCCATTCCATCCACGCCTTCAATTACGGTATAGCCGGCACCACGAAGCGCCAAGCCTACTACCTGTCTGACAGAAGCTGAGTCGTCTACTACCATAACTGTCTTGGACATGATTACCTCTTTCCTGGTATGTGTATTTTAGATTAATGCAAATCCACCGCTTAAAACAAAGAAAATAGCTAAACTGAACCTTATTTTACGTAGAGATTTTTCGGTAATTATTACAATTTTTGAAGAAAATAAATTGGCAAGAATTTCATTCTTATAAGAAATATTATTGCAATATATGTAATTTAATGTTTCTCTCTCTTTTTGTTCATCTATCGCTTGTATTGGTATGACTACATCATGTTATTCATCGTGCGATTTACTATAAAACGAGCTTAAAAAAACGTGACTTCAGTGTCTGTTGTCGCTGTTTGCACCGGCGCTCCCCGGGCTTGTACGTGGCTGCTATGCTGATCGTTCATGGTGTAATAAGTTTCAAGATCAGACATCCAATCGGCAGTGCTGGGTAAAGGCTGTTCATCTGCCAGATTTTTGATTAATTTACCAATGTTTCTATCCAGAACATCAAGTATTTGGCTGACTCTATCCTGATATTGCAGTGTGACTAATAAATTCTCCACATCATTTCGGATTACCTCACCTCGACTGCGCATTTCTTCCGCAGCATCGCCCAAGCTTTGTACGTGACCAAGAACTTCTTTGACGACTTTGCCAGATTGTTGCATGACCTTGCGATCGGCTTCGTTGGTTTTTTGTGCTGTTTGCAGCGTAGTCTTGACAACTTCAGTAATCTGATTGACTCGCTCAGCGATTGTTTTTCCTGTCTCACCTGACATCAAAGACAGTCTGCGTACTTCACCAGCGACCACTGCAAATCCTCTGCCATGGACTCCTGCCCTGGCAGCCTCAATGGACGCATTAATTGCGAGCAGATTGGTTTGTGCCGCAATGATCCCAACACTGTGAGCCATGTCTTTTAAGTCTGCTGTAGATGCAGCAAGGTTACGGATAGCATCAAGCAATTCACTTTTGCTATCGATCATCTGCTCAAGATGGGCTATTACCGGCTGCAAATCTTGCTGGCAAAGATTAATCAGATGTATTGTCGCTTGATGTTTGTCCGAATTTTCACCAGTTGATTTGCTGCTAAAACCAGCCTCATCAAATTGTTGTATTAAGGAGCCAAAACTTGTGATTAGTTGAATTACTGCATTTTCGGTTTGTGATTTAACCGAAACGACATGGTTTTGCCAGACTGGCAAAATTGAATTAAGTAATTCGCTTGAGTTGTCAGTGATAACTTCTTGAGTGCTGGCTTGGGGTGGTGCTTGCGTGTATGGATGGGTCTGCGTGCTGTTTGCTGCAACCGGAATGTCTTCTAATCCGGCATTTTCGTTCCTGTTTGAGCGAATCCATATCAGTATGAAGAACAAAATACCCGTAAAGGAGATGACTTCTAGCGCTCCCCTGTTGGAAAAAAGAGGCAAACTGGCAAGCACCAAGATCATTAAGGCGCATAAATAGACCAGTTTGATATTGCCTAATCGGTGAACGTGTGGCGAATTTCGAGATTCTTGTCGGTCGACTTGCATTTAATCTCCACGCAAAAACAAGTTTTTTGTGCCGCGAAAGGTTCATCAAATTTAAGGAAGCAAGTCACCAGATAAGAAATAAAATTTTACCTTGGTGCACATTTT
This genomic interval carries:
- a CDS encoding chemotaxis response regulator protein-glutamate methylesterase gives rise to the protein MSGKIKVMLVDDSAVVRQVLAALLGKDGGIEVIASAPDPIFAMDKMNVQWPDVIVLDVEMPRMDGITFLKKIMSIRPTPVVICSTLTEKGAATSMQAMAAGAIAIVTKPKAGLRNFLELDEGDIVQAVKAAAASNMRHVKAMTMAPFNPTQKLTIDQAMPSSDGAQTSLSAMSVTTDKLVAIGTSTGGTQALELVLTQLSRTVPGIVIVQHMPEKFTAAFADRLNSICQIEVLEAKNGDRVIPGRALVAPGGRHMQVKRSGAQYHVEVIDAPPVNRHRPSVDVLFRSVAKCAGRNVLGIIMTGMGDDGALGMREMHDAGAETIAQDEKTCVVYGMPKEAVKLGAVDKITPLTNIAGLIEAYGRKHG
- a CDS encoding chemotaxis protein CheD is translated as MDEPGFYIDIFLQPGEFYFGDRETRIRTILGSCVSITLWHPKKHIGGMCHYMLPKNKRHGHNAELDGRYAEDTIHLFMHEIKKSRTHPHDYEVKIFGGGNQFPDQDKRVFSVSDQNVEVGRRLLAQHGFKIKSEHMGGNGHRNIMFDLWSGDVWVKHVEKVMMP
- a CDS encoding SAM-dependent methyltransferase, with protein sequence MQAKQGRGVTSVTLKKEEFEWISRFLYQRTGITLNEGKQALVMGRLDKRLRSRNLASYGDYFALLGRPGYEDETTAAIDLLTTNETYFFREPKHFEFLHKVVFPQYARLRGIRIWSAASSSGEEAYTIAMTLAEHFPGDGWEVVGTDISTRVLEKATRGLYPMSAAEKIALPVLKKYCLRGRDEYEDFFLVDANLRKKVHFSMANLIEPLPDLGLFEVIFLRNVMIYFDMDTKEKLVQRLYEKLRPGGYFIISHSETLNGINSALKLVGPSIYRRDP
- a CDS encoding purine-binding chemotaxis protein CheW, with protein sequence MGAIATESKGGALVKNDARIPQESGQYLTFVLGGEVYALGILKIKEIIQYGDLTEVPMMPNFIRGVINLRGRVVPVVDLAARFGRGITSVSRRTSVVIIEMEQNEESEGQSIGIMVDAVNEVVDIAASEIEPPPSFGAKIRPDFISGMAKQTGRFIIVLNLDQVLSMEEMIALGQSMSGTSNSVTESENAS
- a CDS encoding PAS domain-containing protein; amino-acid sequence: MKQATIQLVQDSWKEVAKIALQAAELFYKNLFEADPSLQGLFKGDMQSQGKKLMQMIGAAVGKLNDLNSLVPILQSLGQRHAAYGVKDRHYQTVGAALLKTLGQGLGDAFTPSVKAAWTEVYGVMSDTMIQATKSQLQPRSNSMSQKTPSFLSKMFSGEQLEQQDEEIASLQRRVAERDAQLAELQDQSQEMRAQLSAVNVLKNALEVVTGNVMIADANNNVIFMNKSVDNMLSNAENDIRKDLPTFSTSKVMGSNIDIFHKNPAHQRDMLARLRDTYRTQITVGGRIFGLVATPIMDKAGVRQGTVVEWADKTVEIAAREAELKAAAENTRIKNALDKCSTNVMIADANNHIIYMNETVAAMMQGNENELRKSLPNFNARKLIGENIDVFHKNPAHQRSMLSALTTTYRTQIQVGSLAFGLIANPINDAEGKRVGTVVEWADRTVEIAAREAELKAAAENTRIKNALDKCTTNVMIADAGNNIIYMNETVAAMMQRNEAELRKSLPNFNSRQLIGENIDVFHKNPAHQRGMLAALKTTYRTQIQVGSLYFGLIANPITDVKGERVGTVVEWNDRTAEVEVEKEVGNIVEGAVNGNFTNRINEEGKTGFFAKLSNDINLLMATSDVGLNDVLRVLGALAKGDLTATIDKDYSGTFGALKDASNETVDKLSQIVTDVINATDALSNASEQVSSTSQALSQAASEQAASVEETSASIEQMAAGINQNAENAKVTDGIAGKASKEAIEGGDAVKRTVSAMKEIASKIGIIDDIAYQTNMLALNAAIEAARAGEHGKGFAVVAAEVRKLAERSQIAAKEIGDLAGGSVKTAERAGELIDEIVPGIGRTSDLVQEIAAASQEQSAGVGQINTAMNQMNQITQQNASSSEELAATAEEMTSQAEQLMELVGFFNLGQPSGGSRLGSHESKSNKRQNAAPKRSKAVASSGFDDAKFERF
- a CDS encoding chemotaxis protein CheA, whose translation is MNFEEEMKAALDTFVVESRELLQDMEDGLLGLEHDDNPADAIGAIFRAAHTIKGSSGLFGLDHIVQFTHVVESVLDMLRNDEITVSSDLIAVLLPCRDHISALIDGVAAGVTHETPEQTTIGTALHVRLRRFLNHESSDAIGSEVAHHHAETPKSSGGGAIDNGNWYLSLRFGPDCLRNGMDPLSFIRYLSTLGDVVNLITVTDKIPSIDKMDAETCYLGFEVVLKSSATKEAIENVFEFVREDSVIRIVPPNSKMDEYIEIINALPDDNELLGEILIKSGVLTKHELDECLRLQAQRHRSNDGQTKEAPIGEILVKQEMLQQPILNAALNKQQQVKETKAREKQNIRVDAERLDKLIDLVGELVIAGAGTNLRASKSNDIGLLESTSEVMRLVEEVRDSALQLRMVPIGTTFSRFQRVVRDVSIELGKDILLEIGGGDTEVDKSVVDKIGDPLMHLVRNSMDHGIEAPAMRAARGKPAQGILRLNAYHESGSIVIEVSDDGGGLNRDKILAKAIERGLVPTGASLSDKEIYALIFEPGFSTADQVSNLSGRGVGMDVVKRNVTSLRGTIEIDSEIGVGATMRIRMPLTLAIIDGFLVGVGTSSFVVPLDNVIECLELPASCGDNDFMDLRGEVLPFIRIRNLFDIEGNLPRRQNIVVVGYGSTKAGLVVDRLMGEFQTVIKPLGKLFVHLEGIGGSTILGSGEVALILSISAMLQQYTRKAHQQHLQLPSSATG
- a CDS encoding STAS domain-containing protein — encoded protein: METLAVTGELTIYTAATEKHNLQTFLEKGDDLELNLSQVSEMDSAGLQVLIALKQEAGRQKKKLRYSMHSKAVLEVLELTNMTSSFGDQVILT
- a CDS encoding response regulator, translating into MSKTVMVVDDSASVRQVVGLALRGAGYTVIEGVDGMDALSKLKGQKIHLIISDVNMPNMDGITFVTEVKKLPLYKFTPVIMLTTESQEGKKLQGQAAGARAWVVKPFQPAQMLAAVSKLILP